Sequence from the Clostridiales bacterium genome:
GAAAGTATCGTCCCCGGCATCGGGCATGATATCGTCTCGCTGCCTTCAGCAGGCTTTGCGTTCGCGGGTTCAGTGCTGACAGGTTTTTGTTCAGGCACAGCCTTTTCTACAGTCTTTTTTGGTTCCGGCTCCTCTTTTTTATCAGTTGCCGTTTCAACTGATGCAGGCACAGGCGATGGTTTTACAGTTAATGGTTTTGGCGCAGGCGATACTGCAACCGGTGCTGTATGAATTGGCGGCGCTGCATATGCAGGCGTCCCTCCTAATTCTTCGACTTCAACTTCATATGATTTTCCATTTACAGTAACCTTGAACTTCTTCATACTAAATCCCTCCATCATTAAAATCTTGAACTCATGACATCCTGACGTCCGGCTTTTGCCCAGGATGGCACCTGCGGTTCTACTCTTTTTATAGTCTTTACTATTATGTCCGATACTGATCTTCCAAGATATGATGCAACTGCTGCGGATATTACGGCTACAAGCTGCTCATCATCATCTTCATCCTTCCATGCAACTTGATCGGCTTTAGCATCGTTTACTTTCTTGCTCTTATTCATAATGTCAATTATTACATGCTGAAGCTTTATAATATAACTAAACCCAATAAGAACTATGCATATAATCGCTATTGCTATTCCTAAAGATAGTTTATCTCCCATTTATGGCACCTCTTTTAAACTCAATTACACAGGAAAATTCCCGTGCTTTTTAGAGAAGCTGCTGTCCCGCTTGCTCTGCAGCATTTCAAATGCGGCTGCAAGCCTCTGCCTTGACTCCGACGGTATTATAACATCGTCCACATATCCTCTTTGCGCAGCAATATATGGTGTCGCAAATTCGTCCCTGTATTCCCTTATCTTCGAACTTATTTCCTCTTCAGGATCCAGTGACGATTCTATCTCTTTTTTAAAGATTATGTTTGCAGCTCCCTCGGGGCCCATTACCGCTATTTCAGCAGAAGGCCATGCATACACGATATCCGCTCCCAAATCCTTGCTGCACATGGCAAGGTATGCACCACCATATGCTTTCCTTACGATCATGGTAACCTTCGGCACCGTTGCTTCCGAATATGCATAAAGCAACTTGGCTCCATGCCTTATTATTCCGCCATATTCCTGGCTTGTTCCCGGAAGAAAACCCGGAACATCCACTATATTCAAAAGCGGTATATTAAATGCATCACATGTTCTGATAAATCTTGAAGCCTTGTCGGATGCATTTATGTCAAGACTGCCGGCCAGAACATCAGGCTGATTTGCAACAATACCGATAGACCTTCCATTTATCCTTGCAAATCCTGTTATTATATTCTGAGCAAAATACTGCTGAACTTCAAAGAAGTCGGCATTATCGACTATTCTTGTTATTATCTCTTTCATATCATAAGGTGTGTTTGCGTTATTCGGAATTATGCCATCAAACTCGTATATTTTTCTGTTCAGATCATCCGATGCCGGATATTCAGGTGGATTTTCCATATTATTGGATGGCAAAAAGCTTATCAGCTTCTTGATCTGTGCAAAACATGAGCTTTCATCAGGTGCTATAAAATGTGCGACACCTGAAGTGGTGTTATGCGTCGCTGCACCGCCAAGCTCTTCGGCGGATACTTCCTCACCCGTTACTGCCTTTATTACCTTAGGGCCTGTTATAAACATCTTGCTTGTCTTATCAACCATAAATATAAAATCCCCGAGTGCCGGCGAATATACGGCTCCTCCCGCACATGGCCCCAGTATCGCCGATATCTGCGGTATCACTCCCGAAGCTCTCGTATTTCTGAAGAATATCTTTCCGTATCCGGACAGAGCGTCTACACCCTCCTGTATTCTCGCGCCGCCTGAATCGTTAAGTCCTATTACAGGTGCCCCCATTTTAACGGCCATATCGATTATCCTGCAGATTTTTTCTGCATGCATTTCCCCAAGGGAACCGCCAATTACTGTAAAGTCCTGGGCATATACATAAACCAAACGGCCGTCTATCGTTCCGTAACCGGTCACAACGCCTTCCGCCGGTGCTTCGATGTTTGCCATATTGAAACTGTTGCACCTGTGTTTCACAAATGCACCGACCTCAACAAAGCTTCCCTGGTCAAGAAGTGCATTTATCCTCTCCCTGGCAAACATTTTACCCTTTTCATGCTGCTTCTGAATCTTATCCAGGCCACCGCCTTTTTCAATTTTTTGTTTTTGCGAAACTAATTCATCGATTTTGCCCATATATTTTCCCCCCTATGGATATAGTTTTGCGGCAGATCAATATAAAAATATCAGTCATATTACATATGAGTCATTAAATGAAATCTTTTATCTAAGAAAACAACATGCCGGCAAGCTAGCCGGTTGAGTTTCCTGTAAATACTCCACTTCTATTCTCCATTTTGAATTTAATTTATTTGGTTTGTATTATTCTGTCCATACTGGTTGATTATTGTCCCACTTACAAAATTCATTATACCTAAATAATGATAGCACATACCATGTAATCCTGGCAATAGACGAAACTATAGAAACTACAAGAGTTATATATTTTATATTTGGATACAATTATCTATAATTACATCAATTTAACATCGTACAAAGGTATCGAACAGCATCCTTAACTTTTCTATCGGTATTTTCCCGGAATCCGAAGACTTCAAACCCGATGCAAAAGTTACCGATGAGCCAAAATAAACCCCTGCAAAACGGCTTATATTTCCTATTCGTGACATCGATATATCTATCTCAGGTATCGAGCCGTATTTTTCTTTAAACGTCAAAGCACTGTTAAAAAGCGCAATTACATCGAAATAGTTCTTTGGCTTTACAGCTATTTTTACGATATCCGCTCCTTCATTCTGCGCCTCAACAAGCTTAGACAGCATGAGCGTCTCCTTTGGAGTTTCTTTAAAATTATAATATGAAACTATCGTATATATGCCGTTTCTTTTCGACATATCGATTATTTCCCTGCATTTTTGAATCTCAATATCCACGATATCAATAAGTCCCGCCCTTATAACCTTGTCTATAATGCCGATTCTTTTATCTTCTTCTATTGCAGCATGGCCGCCTTCCTCATCGGACCGAAGAGCAAATATTAAAGGAAATTGTGGAATAGTTCTTTTTATGTAATCAAGTACCGACAATATTGAGTTTAAATCATGTACATTGCTGTAAAAATCGGCTCTCCATTCGACCATGTCCGGTTTTTTATCCTTTACATACTCACATTCTTCGACGACCTCATCATTATTCATCGGCATGATAGGAATGCATATAAGAGGTTTATCGCCTCCTATTATCTTCCCTTTAATATTTATTGTTTTAATATTCAAAATATCTCCTCCAAAGCAATCAAAACAGACCTGTTATTACACCATTCTCATCTATGTCTATATTTTCAGCTGCCGGTACCTTCGGAAGTCCAGGCATTGTCATTATGTTGCCCGTGAGTGCGACTACAAACCCCGCACCGTTTGAAATCCTGACTTCTTTTACAGTCACATCAAAATCCTGCGGCCTTCCAACCAGGGACGGATCATCCGAAAGGGAATATTGTGTCTTCGCCATACAGACAGGCACTTTATCAAGTCCGAGCTTTTCGATTTCGCCTATCTCCTTTTCCGCAGCCTTTGTGAATATAACATCGCGTCCTCCGTAAATCTCCCTTACGATAATATTTATCTTATCCTTTATTGGGAGGCTTTCATCGTATAACAATCTGAAATCATTGTTCCCCCCGGCATTTATAGCATCTATGACTTTTCCGGCAAGGTCTACGCCGCCGGCTCCTCCTTTTTTATATACCTCGCATAACGAAACGGGTACACCCAACATATTGCACTTTTTCGTTAAAATATCGATCTCATTTTCAGTATCGCTTTCAAACCTGTTTATGGCAACGACTACAGGTATATTGTATTTTTTCATATTTTCTATCGCCTTTTCAAGGTTACAGAATCCCCGGTTTAGGGCATCGATATTTTCTTCCATAAGAAGTTCTTTTGAGACACCCCCATGGTGTTTAAGGGCCCTTACGGTCGCAACGATTACCGCACAGGAAGGCTTCAATTTCGCATACCTGCATTTTATATCCATGAACTTCTCTGCGCCGAGATCCGCGCCGAAACCTGCCTCCGTGACAACGTAGTCTGCAAGTTTCAAGCCCATTTTCGTTGCAAGTATGCTGTTGCATCCATGGGCAATATTTGCAAAAGGCCCGCCGTGCACAAACGCAGGAGTATTTTCGAGAGTCTGTACAAGATTTGGCTTTATGGCATCCTTCATCAGCAAGGCAGCCGCTCCCTGTACTTTAAGATCTCTTACAAAAACAGGATCGCCTTTCATATTATATGCCACGAGTATTTTAGCTATCCTCTCTTTTAGGTCGGAAAGATTCTTCGAAAGGCATAGTATGGCCATAATCTCGGATGCGACGGTTATCATAAATGAATCTTCCCTCGGAAAACCGTTTGCTTTCCCTCCAAGACCCACAACAATGTTTCTAAGAGCCCTGTCATTCATGTCCATGACTCTTTTAAACATTATCCTCCTCGAGTCTATCGAAAGCTCATTCCCTTGATGGATGTGGTTGTCGATAGCCGCTGCAATCAGATTGTTTGCAGAAGTTATGGCATGCATGTCGCCCGTAAAATGCAGGTTTATATCCTCCATGGGAACGACCTGGGCATACCCGCCCCCTGCAGCACCGCCTTTTATGCCGAATACAGGGCCAAGGGAAGGTTCCCTTAACGCTATGCATACATTTTTGCCTGTTCTCTTCAGTGCATCGCCAAGCCCCACCGTTACGGTGGATTTCCCCTCTCCAAAGGGAGTCGGATTTATTGAAGTTACAAGTATGAGCTTCCCGTCATTTTTATTTCCGAGCCTCTTTAAAAGATCGAGGTTTATCTTTGCCTTATACCTTCCATAAAGTTCGATCTCATCCTCTTTGATTCCAATGCCCTTGGCAATATCCAGAATAGGTTTCATCTTAGAGTGCTGAGCTATTTGAATATCAGTTTCCAATCCCGTCCCTCCAAGCATATTTTAATATATCAATTTTATCACATTTTGGCCAATTTTTTTAAAGAAAGCTCTTTTATTTTAGCAAGGAGGTTTTCGCTCTCATTCTCCAGATATTCAACTCTCTTCTCCATATCAGCGGCATAATTTTTATCATCAATACTTTTTATATTAATTCTCACGTTGCATAATGCTCCATTTAATGCCGCATATCCTAAAAATCCCCCGCAGGAGGCATCGCTTAACGCGCTTTTTCGCCCTTGCTCCAGCATATTTATGGACATCTTCATGACATCGACGGATAAATAAGCTATCCTTAGCGGAAGAGCGGACGCCCCTTTTAATGCATCCTGTATCGCGCCTGATCTTTCGCGCTTTTCATCGGCCGTATCCTTTGGAAGCCTATAAGCCTCAAGTACCATATTAAACGCTTCAACATCTTCATCGATCCCACATTTTAGCTCATCCATCAATTTTATGCTTGCATTTACCATGCTCTCCATTTTATCTTTACCATCGTTATTCTCGCATTTCGATATGGATATTTCTCCCACCATCGAGTTCATCGCAGCTCCCAGTGCTGCGGATAATGCACATACCGATCCTCCGCCGGGAGCGGCATTTGATTGCGAAGCCCTTCGTAAATAGTCCCTAAGCGAAATGTCCAGCAGCATTTTACCACTTTCCTCTCACATTTTATCCAATTTATAATTTCTGTACACGTTTATTTTAAAGCTGCATATCCATACAAGTCAATCTATTTAGAAACCTCGGTTCGTAATATGAACTTATGTTGTTTTGAGTACTCATTCTCGCTCAAAATAACATAATCACATTTATGCCTGATTTCAAACTGCGAATTGAAGATCTAGAAACAGTTTGTGAAATTCGTTAAAACTGGAAGGTTGACAGATCGAAGAACAATTTGTCATAATATTATTAGTAAAGTATTTTTTAGGGAACATTAACTTCAACGGACGGTATAGACGAACATAACCGGGATAATATTTTTCAAATATAAAATATATTTCCCGTGGAGTCTACAAAAAGTTTTTATTTTTTTAAAACATGTGTTAAAATATTGTCAGATGCCGGTTGGCATGACTAAAATATCTTATTATATTAATGAACTTTTACTGGAGGTAAAATAAATGTACAGGATATTGGAAAAAAAAGTATTGGCTCCGGATATTTATTTTATGAAATTGAGTGCCCCAAGAATTGCAAGATCCGCAAAGCCGGGACAGTTCCTGATAGTTAAAGCAGATGAAGAGGGAGAAAGGATACCCCTTACAATATGCGACTATAACAGCAAAGAGGGTACTGTTGCGATAGTATTTCAAGCTGTTGGCTCTTCAACTAATGAAATGGCTTCATATGAGGAAGGCGAAAGTTTTTCCGATGTAGTGGGTCCTTTGGGAAATCCTTCCGAATTTGTCGGGGAAGATATAGATGAGCTTAAATCCCAAAAATTTATGTTCGTCGCGGGAGGAGTAGGCACTGCCCCTATATACCCGCAGGTTAAATGGCTGCATGAGCATGGGATAAATGCCGATGTTATAATAGGTACCAGAACAAAAAAACTCTTACTTTTCGAAAATGAAATGAGGAGCGTAGCAAGGAACTTATATATAGCAACTGATGACGGCTCATATGGTTTTAACGGTCTGGTAACAGGTTTGCTGGAAGATCTCATAAAGAAAGGTCACCATTACGACAAAGTCATAACTATAGGTCCCATGATTATGATGAAATTTGTATCAAAACTTACAAAAAAGTATGGTATAAAAACTATTGCAAGTTTGAACTCCATCATGGTGGATGGTACGGGAATGTGCGGAGCCTGCCGTGTAACCGTCGGAAATGTCACAAAATTCACGTGTATCGACGGTCCGGAATTCGATGCTCATTTGATAGATTTCGACGAAGCTATGAGAAGGCAGACAATGTATAAGACAGAAGAAGGAAAAAAGAAAATAGAGGATGAAGAAAGAAGAGAAGGGCATAAATGCCGTATAGGATTGGATGGTGACAGATGATGGATAGAATGAAGAGGACTCCTGTCCGCGAGCAGGATCCCAAGGAAAGAATAAAAAACTTTAATGAAGTAAGCTTTGGATACAATGAAGAGGAAGCTGTAAAGGAAGCCAGCAGATGCCTTAACTGCAAAAAGCCGATGTGTGTTACAAACTGTCCTGTATCCATAAGCATACCAAAATTTATACACTGCGTGAAAAACCGTGACTTCAAGGAAGCTGCGAGAATAATCGCCGAGTCAAGCGCACTGCCGGCCGTATGCGGCAGGGTATGCCCGCAGGAAACGCAATGTGAGGGGAAATGCGTACTGGGAATTAAAGGTGAACCTATAGCAATCGGCAAACTTGAGAGATTTGTAGCCGATTGGTCAAGAGAACACGATATAAGTTTCACCGACATTAAAGAAAAAAAGAACAAAAAGGTTGCGGTAATAGGCAGCGGCCCTTCCGGACTTACCTGTGCCGGAGACCTTGCCAAAATGGGATACGATGTTACAATCTTTGAGGCATTGCATAAGGCAGGCGGTGTTTTAGTATACGGAATACCGGAATTCAGGCTGCCAAAGGATACGGTCGTAAAACATGAAATCAATAATTTAAAGAAATTAGGCGTCCACATCGAGACGGATGTTTTAATAGGAAGGACGATAACCGTTGACCAGCTTCTGAATGAAGAGGGTTTCGATGCCGTATTCATAGGCTCGGGCGCAGGGCTTCCTAAATTTATGGGAATACCCGGTGAGAATTTGAACGGCGTATTCTCTGCAAACGAATTCTTAACGAGAAGCAACCTGATGAAGGCATATAGAGAAGATTATTCCACCCCCATTAAAGCAGGTAAAATAACAGCCGTAGTAGGTGGAGGAAACGTCGCAATGGATGCTGCAAGGACAGCGCTCAGGTTGGGTTCGACAGTGCATATAGTATACAGGAGATCTTTTGAGGAAATCCCTGCAAGAGCTGAAGAAGTCCAGCATGCAAAGGATGAAGGTGTAATATTCGATATTCTAACCAATCCTGTTGAAATAATAGGTGATGAAAAAGGCTGGGTCAAGGGAATTAAATGCGTAAGAATGAAGCTTGGAGAGCCTGATGAATCCGGTAGAAAAAGGCCTGTAAAAATTGAAGGCTCCGAATTTATAATGGATGTTGATACGGTAATAATGGCACTTGGAACGTCTCCAAACCCTCTTATCGCATCAACCACAAAGGGCCTTGAGACAAATAAAAGAAACTGCATAGTGGCTGAGGAAGAAACAGGCCTTACATCAAGAAATGGAATATACGCCGGAGGAGATGCCGTAACGGGATCCGCAACAGTTATACTCGCAATGGGAGCTGGTAAAAAAGCTGCTAAAGCCATAGATGAATATCTTAGCAAATAATATTTTAAGCAAATAAAAAAGAGGCAAATGCCTCTTTTTTATTTGCTATCTTAAACCGCCGCGTTAAATACCTCTTCAAACTCTTCTGCTTCAAGCTTTTCTTTCTCGAGAAGAGCCCCAGCCACTTTTTCAAGTTTGTTCATATTTTGTTTCAACAATGTTTCAGCCTTATGATAAGAATCCTCGATTATATTTCTTATTTCCTTATCTATCTGAGCTGCCACCTCTTCGCTGTAGTCCCTGCCCCTTGTAAAGTCACGGCCCAAAAACACCTCATCGCGCGGACTTCCAAACGTCATAGGTCCAAGCCTATCGCTCATGCCATACTCTGTTACCATCTTTCTTGCAAGAGTTGTAGCCCTTTCAATATCATTTGTCGCTCCTGTGCTTATATCGTTAAGCACAAGTTTTTCGGCTGCGCGGCCGCCAAGCAGACCGATAATCTCAATGGATAAATCCGATTTAGACGTATAATTTTTATCCTCTTCAGGAAGCTGAAGGGTATAACCTCCCGCTCTCCCCCTCGGTATTATACTGATCTGATGTATAGGGTTCGCACCAGGCAGAAGCTTCATAACCACGGCATGGCCGGCCTCATGGAATGCTGTAAGCCTTTTTTCCTTTTCGCTCATAACCTTGCTTCTTTTTTCAGGACCTGCAAGCACTCTTGTTATGGATTCCTCAAGTTCCTGCATGCCTATCATTTTTTTATTTTTCCTCACAGCCAAAAGCGCTGCTTCATTCATAAGGTTCTCCAGGTCCGCACCTGTAAATCCGGGAGTTCTCTTTGCCAGTATCGAAAGATCAACTTCACTTTCAAGAGGTTTACCTTTCGAATGCACCTTTAGTATTGCTTCTCTTCCCTTTATATCGGGAATACCCACGACAATCTGCCTGTCAAACCTGCCCGGACGCAGAAGCGCCGGATCGAGTACATCAGGTCTGTTTGTCGCAGCGATTATTATAACACCTTCGTTTACTCCAAATCCATCCATCTCAACCAATAACTGATTTAACGTCTGTTCTCTTTCATCATGTCCGCCGCCAAGACCTGCACCTCTTTGCCTTCCGACGGCATCTATCTCATCTATAAATACGATGCTTGGGGAATTCTTTTTTGCCTGTTCGAATAGATCTCTCACCCTCGATGCTCCAACACCGACAAACATCTCAACAAAGTCAGAACCGCTTATGCTGAAAAACGGCACCCCCGCCTCACCTGCGACAGCTTTTGCAAGGAGCGTTTTACCTGTTCCCGGAGGCCCTACTAATAAAACGCCTCTGGGTATCCTTGCCCCAAGCTCAATATAGCGCCTCGGCTCTTTTAAAAAGTCAACTATCTCCTCAAGCTCAGCCTTTTCTTCATCTGCCCCTGCCACATCGTCAAAAGTCACTCTCTTTTTTTCATTTGTCACCATACGGGCTCTGCTTTTACCAAAGGACATAACTCCGCGTCCTCCGCCACCGCTCTGTGACTGCTGCCAGAAGATAAACCAAAATGCTATTATAAAAATGACAAGAACTACCGTAGGAAGCATTGTAACCCAAAACGGCAAAGGTTGTGTGGGAATATCGGCAATCTTTATGGATTCATCAGGTATATTATTCTGTGTCATTATATCTTTTACATCTTTATAAAAATCCCTTCCATCCAGCACCAGTACATTAAACTGCTCTCCGGATTTAAGTACCCCTGTTACCTTTGTTTCAGCGATATTTAATTCACTTACCTGCTTTTGTTTTACAGCCGTCAGCAATTCGCTTTTAGTCATGTCTTTTTTTGTCTTTCCACCACTACTGAATATATCTGCAGCTAAAAAAATCGCAATAATTATCAATATCCACAGGCTGGCACTACGAAGCATTTTTTTCATAGCTAGCCCCCCTTTCTAATCTAGCATGTTTTTAACAATTATTAATTTTAGCATAACAAAATAGCAAATACAAATATTTGTTTACTTTACCTTCAATCCATAATTTGAAATCAGGCATAAATAGGATTATGTTATTTTGAGCGGCGAATAAGTGTTCAAAATGACATAAGTTCATATTACGAATCGAAGTTACTTTACTCCGGTTACATATTTTATATTCAAAAAATAATTATTCCAATCAAGGCTAAAGAAATTATTTCGTTTCATACACTTCTTTCTTAAGTATTCCGATAAACGGAAGATTTCTGTATCTTTCTGCATAATCAAGCCCGTATCCTATAACAAATGCATCTGGGATTTTGAAGCCTTCATATTTGATATCAAGGTTAACCATTCTTCTGTCCGGCTTATCCAAAAGGCAGCATATTTCAACATCTGCAGGCTTTCTCGAATTCAGATTGCCGAGCAGATACTTCAACGTATACCCCGTATCTATGATATCTTCGACGATCAAAACATGCTTGTTCTCGATATCTGAATCCAGATCCTTCAATATCCTCACAACACCGGATGATTGGGTAGAGCTTCCATAGCTCGATACAGCCATAAAATCCATAGTGCAGTCAACTGTTATTTCCCTCATAAGATCTGCCATAAAGGGTACGGATCCCTTTAATACTCCTATAAGCATGAGATCTTTATTTTCATAATCCTTTGAAATTTGTTTGCCAAGCTCGGCTATTCTCTCGGCAAGCCTCTCTTTTGTTATCAAAACTTCCTGTACATCATCATTTAGCATTTTATTAAACCCCCAACCTTTTATACGCGAGTTTCAACACTCTTCTTGTGTTTTCATCGATCTTAAAACTGTCACTCATCTTTAACCCCACAGCCCATAAAATTTCTCTTCCACAGGATATCAAAGGTACTTTATTCCTTTCATTCCTCGGAATCTTGCTGTCTATAAATATTTCCTTCAACTTCTTTTTATATCTCATTCCTAATGGTACTATGCAATCCCCATCATGCCTTGATCTTACATATAGCTTATACTTTATTTTATCATAATCAAAATATTTAACAAATGAATCCGCCTTTTTATAATCAATATCACTGCCTATGATTTCAGCTCTTATCTCTCCTCCGATCTCAGGAATTTTCGTAACGCCCGGTACCGACATATCATAACAAAACGGCCTTATACTACCATTGCCGGATTTATCGATACATAAGATTTCATAGCTTATAATAGCTTTAATATCGCCGGGAAGTTCAACGGCACCTCCTGTAGCGCCCTGCTTAATTATAGAAAGTATCAGTTCTATGTGTTTATTTTCTATTTCATTTAAATCTCCCTTGACAGAAAATATAGCCCTCCTTATTATTCTTTTTTTTATTGAATCATGCAAATTCCGGATGTCATTTATATTTATATCCACACGATGGTTTTTTATATATGCAATCTTTTCAAAAATCCCATCGGAATATTCATTTATAAAATCATTGTCCTCAGATACCAAACTTGCCGTATTTGAAAGTGATAGTTCAATTCTTTTATTAAAGTTTTTTTTAATATATGGAATCAGTTCAAGCCTTATTTTATTTCTCGTATAAACAGGTACGAAGTTGGTTCTGTCAATCCTCGGGGCAATATCGTTTTCCCTGCAATATTTTTCTATATCTTCTCTCATCGTAAACAGCAGCGGCCTTATATAAAGCATGTCGCGAACAGGCTTTATTCCGCACAGTCCGTCAAGTCCCGCACCCCTTATCATCCTCATCAGTATAGTTTCCGCCTGATCATTCATATTGTGGGCAAGCGCAATTTTATTAGCTCCTATTTTTTTCGCGATATCACAAAAAAAAATGTACCTTTCTCTTCTGCCTGCCTCCTCAGTGGATAACCCATCTTTTTCGGCCATACTATTTATATCGGCATATTTGATCGAATAAGGTATATTAAATTTTATGCAAAAATTTTTAACATACTCAGTATCAAGATCGGCTTCCATTCCCCGCAGCATGTGATTTAAATGGGCGGCATGAATCTTCAAACAATATTCATCTTTTAAGGTATATAAAAGATGGAGCAGTGCCATGGAATCCGGCCCGCCGGATACCCCGACAACCACTACATCACCTTTTTTCAGCATATTATATTTTTTAATTGTATTTAAAGCGCTCTGTAACATAATTTCACCCGAGTCAATTTTCAATAGCGACCAAAGTTTTAGTACAAGTATATATGAATATAATATATTTTATCATATATTTTGTAAACACTATAATAAAATTCTCTCCCTATAACGCAAAATATATTCTACAGCGGATAGCAAATATAAAAGAACGGGGAGGTTATTTCCCCATTCTTTTATAAGACTTGCCATATTTTAGATACCATTACGGTCATATCATCAGGTATGCCTCCTTTATTTCTTTCCTTTGCTTTTTCTATTATCATGTTTGCAATTTCCTGGGGATTTTTGCTTTTAATCTCTTCAAGGATGCCTATGACCCATTCCGTGTCAACCTTACCTCCCACATCCAAGACTCCATCTGTCATCATAATAACAAAATCCCCATCCGACAGCCTTTCCTTTTTTATTTCCAGATCGACATCATTTAATATGCCTATGGGAAGGGTAGTGGAATTAATTGTTTCTATAGTCCCGTTCTCTCTTTTTATAAAAGTGGATACTGCTCCTATTTTTATAAACTCGATATCCCCAGTGTAAAGATCTGCAACTGCAAGATCTATCGTAGCATATTCATCATCCTGTGATCTTAAAACCATAGCGGAATTTATCGCCTTGAGAGCAGTCGATTTATCAAAGCCGGCTTCAAGATATTTCTCAAGAAGACTTACGGCAGCATTGCTTTCAATTGCTGCGGCGGGTCCGGTGCCCATGC
This genomic interval carries:
- the gltA gene encoding NADPH-dependent glutamate synthase, with translation MDRMKRTPVREQDPKERIKNFNEVSFGYNEEEAVKEASRCLNCKKPMCVTNCPVSISIPKFIHCVKNRDFKEAARIIAESSALPAVCGRVCPQETQCEGKCVLGIKGEPIAIGKLERFVADWSREHDISFTDIKEKKNKKVAVIGSGPSGLTCAGDLAKMGYDVTIFEALHKAGGVLVYGIPEFRLPKDTVVKHEINNLKKLGVHIETDVLIGRTITVDQLLNEEGFDAVFIGSGAGLPKFMGIPGENLNGVFSANEFLTRSNLMKAYREDYSTPIKAGKITAVVGGGNVAMDAARTALRLGSTVHIVYRRSFEEIPARAEEVQHAKDEGVIFDILTNPVEIIGDEKGWVKGIKCVRMKLGEPDESGRKRPVKIEGSEFIMDVDTVIMALGTSPNPLIASTTKGLETNKRNCIVAEEETGLTSRNGIYAGGDAVTGSATVILAMGAGKKAAKAIDEYLSK
- the ftsH gene encoding ATP-dependent zinc metalloprotease FtsH; this encodes MKKMLRSASLWILIIIAIFLAADIFSSGGKTKKDMTKSELLTAVKQKQVSELNIAETKVTGVLKSGEQFNVLVLDGRDFYKDVKDIMTQNNIPDESIKIADIPTQPLPFWVTMLPTVVLVIFIIAFWFIFWQQSQSGGGGRGVMSFGKSRARMVTNEKKRVTFDDVAGADEEKAELEEIVDFLKEPRRYIELGARIPRGVLLVGPPGTGKTLLAKAVAGEAGVPFFSISGSDFVEMFVGVGASRVRDLFEQAKKNSPSIVFIDEIDAVGRQRGAGLGGGHDEREQTLNQLLVEMDGFGVNEGVIIIAATNRPDVLDPALLRPGRFDRQIVVGIPDIKGREAILKVHSKGKPLESEVDLSILAKRTPGFTGADLENLMNEAALLAVRKNKKMIGMQELEESITRVLAGPEKRSKVMSEKEKRLTAFHEAGHAVVMKLLPGANPIHQISIIPRGRAGGYTLQLPEEDKNYTSKSDLSIEIIGLLGGRAAEKLVLNDISTGATNDIERATTLARKMVTEYGMSDRLGPMTFGSPRDEVFLGRDFTRGRDYSEEVAAQIDKEIRNIIEDSYHKAETLLKQNMNKLEKVAGALLEKEKLEAEEFEEVFNAAV
- the hpt gene encoding hypoxanthine phosphoribosyltransferase; translation: MLNDDVQEVLITKERLAERIAELGKQISKDYENKDLMLIGVLKGSVPFMADLMREITVDCTMDFMAVSSYGSSTQSSGVVRILKDLDSDIENKHVLIVEDIIDTGYTLKYLLGNLNSRKPADVEICCLLDKPDRRMVNLDIKYEGFKIPDAFVIGYGLDYAERYRNLPFIGILKKEVYETK
- the tilS gene encoding tRNA lysidine(34) synthetase TilS; this encodes MLQSALNTIKKYNMLKKGDVVVVGVSGGPDSMALLHLLYTLKDEYCLKIHAAHLNHMLRGMEADLDTEYVKNFCIKFNIPYSIKYADINSMAEKDGLSTEEAGRRERYIFFCDIAKKIGANKIALAHNMNDQAETILMRMIRGAGLDGLCGIKPVRDMLYIRPLLFTMREDIEKYCRENDIAPRIDRTNFVPVYTRNKIRLELIPYIKKNFNKRIELSLSNTASLVSEDNDFINEYSDGIFEKIAYIKNHRVDININDIRNLHDSIKKRIIRRAIFSVKGDLNEIENKHIELILSIIKQGATGGAVELPGDIKAIISYEILCIDKSGNGSIRPFCYDMSVPGVTKIPEIGGEIRAEIIGSDIDYKKADSFVKYFDYDKIKYKLYVRSRHDGDCIVPLGMRYKKKLKEIFIDSKIPRNERNKVPLISCGREILWAVGLKMSDSFKIDENTRRVLKLAYKRLGV